One genomic segment of Gossypium arboreum isolate Shixiya-1 chromosome 3, ASM2569848v2, whole genome shotgun sequence includes these proteins:
- the LOC108475927 gene encoding inositol-tetrakisphosphate 1-kinase 2-like: protein MRIKGKNFDGEGGEEEEQKLVVGYALTLKKKKSFLQPEFERLACKKGILFVAIDVNLPLSDQGPFDIILHKLLGKEWGDIVEDYRQTHPEVTVIDPPYAIQHLHNRQSMLQDVVDLNLSDFHGRVGVPKQMVIMKDPLSIPDEVAKAGLKLPLVAKPLVVDGSAKSHELFLACDWSSLSELEPPLVLQEFVNHDGILFKIYIVGDAIKVVRRFSLSNVNQCQLAKVPGIFPFPRVSSAAASADDADLDPRVAELPPRPLLERLSKELRHRLGLRLFNIDMIREHGTRDIFYVIDINYFPGYGKMPDYEVIFTDFLLTFKKKKYRAISCED from the exons ATGAGGATAAAGGGGAAAAACTTTGATGGAGAAGGTGGGGAGGAAGAGGAACAGAAGCTTGTTGTTGGGTATGCTTTGacattgaagaagaaaaagagttTCTTGCAACCCGAGTTTGAGCGTTTGGCTTG CAAAAAGGGGATATTATTTGTCGCCATTGATGTAAACCTACCGCTGTCAGACCAGGGTCCTTTTGACATTATTTTACACAAG TTGTTGGGGAAAGAGTGGGGCGATATTGTTGAG GACTATCGACAAACACATCCAGAAGTAACTGTTATTGATCCTCCATATGCGATACAACATCTACACAATCGCCAGTCAATGCTTCAGGATGTTGTTGATTTAAACTTATCTGACTTCCATG GCAGAGTTGGTGTTCCAAAACAAATGGTTATCATGAAAGATCCGCTTTCCATCCCTGATGAAGTTGCTAAAGCTGGGCTGAAGTTACCCTTAG TTGCTAAACCACTAGTAGTGGATGGAAGTGCCAAGTCACACGAGCTGTTTCTTGCATGTGATTGGTCCTCTCTATCTGAACTTGAGCCTCCATTGGTCCTACAAGAGTTTGTGAATCATG ATGgtattctttttaaaatttatattgttGGGGATGCAATTAAGGTTGTAAGGAGATTCTCTCTGTCCAATGTCAACCAATGTCAGCTTGCAAAAGTTCCTGGTATTTTTCCTTTTCCAAGGGTTTCATCGGCTGCTGCTTCTGCTGATGATGCAGATTTGGACCCCCGCGTTGCTG AACTTCCTCCAAGGCCTTTGCTGGAGAGACTTTCAAAGGAGCTCCGTCACCGGCTG GGCCTTCGATTGTTCAATATAGATATGATCCGAGAGCATGGGACAAGAGACATCTTTTATGTGATTGACATTAACTACTTTCCTG GGTATGGCAAAATGCCTGATTATGAGGTCATTTTTACAGATTTTCTACTGACTTTCAAGAAGAAAAAGTACAGGGCTATCAGTTGTGAAGACTGA
- the LOC108475898 gene encoding tubulin alpha-4 chain-like, with product MRECISVHIGQAGIQVGNACWELYCLEHGIQPDGQMPSDKTVGGGDDAFNTFFSETGAGKHVPRAVFVDLEPTVIDEVRTGTYRQLFHPEQLISGKEDAANNFARGHYTIGKEIVDLCLDRIRKLADNCTGLQGFLVFNAVGGGTGSGLGSLLLERLSVDYGKKSKLGFTVYPSPQVSTSVVEPYNSVLSTHSLLEHTDVAVLLDNEAIYDICRRSLDIERPTYTNLNRLVSQVISSLTASLRFDGALNVDVTEFQTNLVPYPRIHFMLSSYAPVISAEKAYHEQLSVAEITNSAFEPSSMMAKCDPRHGKYMACCLMYRGDVVPKDVNAAVATIKTKRTIQFVDWCPTGFKCGINYQPPTVVPGGDLAKVQRAVCMISNSTSVAEVFSRIDHKFDLMYAKRAFVHWYVGEGMEEGEFSEAREDLAALEKDYEEVGAESGEGDEEGEDEY from the exons ATGAGAGAGTGCATTTCAGTCCACATCGGTCAGGCTGGTATTCAAGTCGGAAATGCCTGCTGGGAACTTTACTGCCTTGAACATGGAATCCAG CCTGATGGCCAGATGCCAAGTGACAAGACTGTCGGAGGAGGTGATGATGCTTTTAACACCTTTTTCAGTGAAACTGGTGCTGGAAAGCACGTCCCTCGTGCTGTCTTTGTGGATCTTGAGCCTACTGTTATTGATGAAGTGAGGACTGGTACTTACCGTCAGCTTTTCCACCCTGAGCAACTCATCAGCGGCAAGGAAGACGCTGCCAACAACTTCGCTCGTGGCCACTACACTA TTGGCAAAGAGATCGTTGACTTGTGCTTGGACCGTATCAGGAAGCTTGCTGATAACTGTACCGGCCTTCAAGGTTTCCTTGTTTTCAACGCTGTTGGTGGAGGCACTGGATCTGGTCTTGGCTCCCTCCTTTTGGAGCGTTTGTCTGTTGATTATGGCAAGAAATCCAAGTTGGGTTTCACTGTCTACCCATCACCCCAGGTCTCCACATCTGTTGTTGAGCCCTACAACAGTGTCCTCTCAACTCACTCCCTTTTGGAGCACACTGATGTGGCTGTTCTTCTTGACAATGAGGCTATCTATGACATTTGCAGGCGCTCTCTTGACATTGAGCGACCCACTTACACCAATCTTAACCGTCTTGTCTCCCAG GTGATCTCCTCTTTGACTGCTTCACTTAGGTTCGATGGTGCCTTGAACGTGGATGTAACAGAATTCCAGACCAACTTGGTCCCTTACCCAAGAATACACTTCATGCTTTCTTCATACGCTCCAGTCATCTCCGCTGAGAAGGCTTACCATGAGCAGCTATCAGTTGCTGAAATCACCAATAGTGCCTTTGAGCCCTCATCTATGATGGCCAAGTGTGATCCTCGCCATGGCAAGTATATGGCTTGCTGTTTGATGTACCGTGGTGATGTTGTGCCCAAGGATGTCAATGCTGCTGTTGCCACCATCAAGACCAAGAGAACTATTCAATTCGTTGACTGGTGCCCAACTGGATTCAAGTGTGGTATCAACTACCAGCCACCGACTGTCGTTCCTGGTGGTGATCTTGCTAAGGTCCAGAGAGCCGTTTGCATGATTTCCAACTCAACCAGCGTTGCTGAGGTGTTCTCCCGCATTGACCACAAGTTTGATCTCATGTATGCCAAGCGTGCCTTTGTTCACTGGTACGTGGGTGAGGGTATGGAAGAAGGAGAATTCTCGGAAGCTCGTGAGGACCTTGCTGCACTTGAGAAGGATTATGAAGAAGTCGGTGCTGAGTCAGGCGAGGGTGATGAGGAAGGTGAAGATGAGTACTAA
- the LOC108475899 gene encoding uncharacterized protein LOC108475899: MASLQMLNPVFSSISISHSNFPGKSDSRNKLLNFNSCRGFKSLHSQRSIIRCATQDGDNKNNGEESPESLFMKELKRRGMTPTSLVEDAKNTNYGLDEEMKVGEERGSVSKRNVVSTEFDQSLSNQRERSMELNSEGLEGLVPRAKLLLTLGGTFFLSFWPFILSTIAFFSALYLYFGPSFIHDGSKTPVSPPQYIDPYTLLEDERISQTAPHVN; encoded by the exons atggcttCTCTACAGATGTTGAACCCTGTGTTTTCTTCCATTTCCATTTCCCACTCAAATTTTCCGGGAAAATCTGATTCCAGGAACAAACTTCTCAACTTCAATAGTTGTAGAGGCTTCAAGTCCTTGCACAGCCAAAGATCTATTATTCGTTGTGCAACTCAAGATGGTGACAACAAAAACAATG GTGAAGAGTCACCTGAGTCACTGTTTATGAAGGAGTTGAAGAGGAGGGGGATGACACCAACTTCACTGGTAGAGGATGCTAAAAATACCAATTATGGATTAGATGAGGAGATGAAAGTAGGGGAAGAAAGGGGAAGTGTCTCCAAAAGGAATGTTGTGTCAACTGAATTTGATCAAAGCTTATCTAATCAAAGGGAACGATCCATGGAATTGAATAGTGAAGGCCTTGAG GGGCTGGTTCCGCGGGCTAAACTGTTGCTAACACTAGGAGGGACTTTCTTCCTCAGCTTCTGGCCTTTCATCCTTTCAACTATAGCATTCTTTTCTGCTCTCTACCTT TATTTCGGACCATCTTTCATTCACGATGGAAGTAAGACACCCGTTTCGCCACCGCAATACATAGATCCTTATACACTTCTGGAAGATGAAAGGATTTCTCAAACTGCCCCTCATGTAAATTGA
- the LOC108475424 gene encoding uncharacterized protein LOC108475424 produces MVKCFFFLFFFAFNTQIQEKKQNNKNEGLIKPRTTHVIVLLLSIIASLMSFTVNYSPPFLTIFPNKKPPPFHFSCNPKTLRFKSHSFQPLLASRRIPNYPQGIDNLVDGPRNWSRSITSEFDDDEEDDDEEEEDRSLDLLVRFVQNVFRKISKRARKALRAILPISISTKLVGFSVDGVLILAFLWVLKAFLEVVCTLGSAVFVTILLIRGIWTGVTFMQESRDHRRINEPFDDPRSWNRAQPAT; encoded by the exons ATGGTTAagtgctttttttttctttttttttttgcttttaatACACAAATCCAAGAGAAAAAGCAAAACAACAAAAATGAAGGGCTAATAAAACCTCGAACAACCCATGTTATAGTGTTATTGCTTTCCATAATTGCCAGTCTCATGTCTTTCACCGTTAACTACTCACCTCCGTTTCTCACGATCTTCCCCAACAAAAAACCGCCGCCGTTTCACTTTTCCTGTAACCCCAAAACCCTCCGTTTCAAATCCCACTCCTTTCAGCCCCTTCTTGCTTCACGAAGAATCCCCAATTACCCTCAG GGGATTGATAATCTTGTGGATGGCCCTCGCAACTGGAGCCGTTCGATCACTTCGGAGTTCGATGacgatgaagaagatgacgatgaAGAGGAAGAAGATAGGAGCTTGGATCTGTTAGTTAGATTTGTTCAAAACGTATTTAGAAAGATATCTAAACGAGCAAGGAAAGCCTTACGAGCTATTTTGCCCATCTCAATCTCTACTAAACTG GTTGGATTCTCTGTTGATGGAGTTCTGATACTGGCATTTTTATGGGTTTTAAAGGCATTCCTTGAG GTGGTTTGCACCCTTGGAAGTGCTGTGTTTGTAACCATCTTACTTATACGGGGGATATGGACTGGGGTAACATTCATGCAAGAAAGCCGTGACCACCGTAGGATCAATGAACCCTTTGATGACCCACGCTCATGGAATCGTGCACAACCGGCCACTTGA
- the LOC108474792 gene encoding F-box protein SKIP22-like produces MKLRLRNFESKETLRIQLLSSSSILQLQEAVFPCLPLNPLHVTPSSLRFSLNAKDLLHAPSPLVSLLSLGVASGDLIYFSLNPNAFSPPPQTVFQEPILMPESSANRENPVREPMLIEPQVSQQANKGRFLEHYLLRKFLGEELGDIRSIHNLMAMEIHVILLDSGFVLFDTVSGLKIDRFRLPDESSSPVSICYSLPQLLIANDDFGLNVTDYIVLKFQTLNNFLQVYGSLVKGGSVYRLSLDGYTFEPTMGLLWARCFKNYTRTDNNQDGSYISYREKEILKFWKVVKDGLALPLLIDLSFKIGLPLPACFMRLPADLKLQILDSLPGTDVARMACVSVEMRYVASNNDLWRKKVEEEFGHWLGVTRNWKKIYHSCWESKKKRKRAITRWRGFPRVDRPSYFPVRRDPIPLGGVHVVHDDDYDLPARLRIPPLHQLRRLRRQGYVVLD; encoded by the coding sequence ATGAAACTGAGACTGAGAAATTTCGAATCGAAAGAAACTTTAAGGATACAACTTCTATCATCTTCTTCGATTCTTCAACTCCAAGAAGCCGTTTTCCCCTGTCTCCCGCTCAATCCCCTTCATGTTACTCCCTCTTCTCTCCGTTTCTCCCTCAACGCCAAGGACCTCCTCCACGCGCCGTCTCCTCTGGTTTCCCTCCTTTCCCTCGGTGTTGCTTCCGGTGACCTTATCTATTTTTCCCTTAACCCCAATGCTTTTTCTCCACCTCCTCAAACGGTGTTTCAAGAACCGATCCTAATGCCAGAGTCCAGCGCCAATCGAGAGAACCCGGTTCGAGAACCCATGTTGATCGAGCCCCAAGTTTCTCAACAAGCTAATAAAGGAAGGTTCTTGGAGCATTATTTATTGAGGAAGTTTTTAGGGGAAGAACTGGGTGATATTCGTAGCATTCACAACCTCATGGCGATGGAAATCCACGTGATTTTATTGGATTCGGGTTTCGTGTTGTTTGATACAGTTTCAGGCTTGAAAATTGATCGGTTTCGTTTGCCAGATGAGTCGTCTTCCCCTGTTTCAATTTGTTATTCCCTGCCTCAACTTTTGATTGCCAATGATGATTTTGGGCTTAATGTAACTGATTATATTGTTTTAAAGTTTCAAACTTTAAACAATTTTCTCCAGGTTTATGGGTCATTAGTTAAAGGGGGTTCGGTATATAGATTGTCTTTGGATGGATATACGTTTGAGCCAACTATGGGTTTACTGTGGGCACGTTGTTTTAAGAATTACACTAGGACTGATAATAATCAAGATGGGTCTTATATTTCATATCgtgaaaaagaaattttaaagttttggaAGGTTGTTAAGGATGGACTTGCAttgccattgttgatagatcTCTCTTTTAAGATTGGATTGCCTCTTCCAGCTTGTTTCATGCGTCTCCCAGCTGACTTAAAGCTCCAGATTCTGGACTCATTGCCCGGCACCGATGTCGCAAGGATGGCATGCGTTTCGGTTGAGATGCGATATGTGGCTTCGAATAATGATCTATGGAGGAAGAAAGTTGAAGAGGAGTTTGGACATTGGTTAGGAGTAACGAGGAACTGGAAAAAGATATATCATTCATGTTGGGAGAGTAAGAAGAAGCGTAAACGGGCGATTACACGGTGGCGAGGCTTCCCTCGTGTCGATAGGCCTTCTTACTTCCCGGTTAGGAGAGATCCTATTCCACTTGGAGGTGTTCATGTTGTCCATGATGATGATTATGACCTTCCTGCTCGTCTTCGTATACCGCCTCTTCATCAATTGCGCCGTCTTCGAAGGCAAGGTTATGTTGTACTAGACTGA